One Aegilops tauschii subsp. strangulata cultivar AL8/78 chromosome 7, Aet v6.0, whole genome shotgun sequence genomic window carries:
- the LOC109743405 gene encoding histone H3.3: protein MARTKQTARKSTGGKAPRKQLATKAARKSAPTTGGVKKPHRYRPGTVALREIRKYQKSTELLIRKLPFQRLVREIAQDFKTDLRFQSHAVLALQEAAEAYLVGLFEDTNLCAIHAKRVTIMPKDIQLARRIRGERA from the exons ATGGCCCGTACCAAGCAGACCGCCCGCAAGTCCACCGGCGGCAAGGCGCCCCGCAAGCAGCTCGCCACCAAG GCGGCGAGGAAGTCGGCGCCGACCACCGGCGGAGTGAAGAAGCCCCACCGCTACAGGCCCGGGACCGTCGCGCTCCGCGAGATCAGGAAGTACCAGAAGAGCACCGAGCTCCTCATCCGCAAGCTGCCGTTCCAGCGCCTGGTCCGCGAGATCGCGCAGGACTTCAAGACGGACCTCCGCTTCCAGTCCCACGCCGTGCTGGCCCTCCAGGAGGCGGCCGAGGCGTACCTCGTCGGGCTGTTCGAGGACACCAACCTGTGCGCCATCCACGCCAAGCGCGTCACCATCATGCCTAAGGACATCCAGCTCGCCCGCCGCATCCGTGGCGAGAGGGCCTAA
- the LOC109743404 gene encoding uncharacterized protein isoform X2 codes for MEPDLDMAALRKKLEDEVLSTWLWDRELDSILQEQQERDDEGDYEYYESDQEEEELHYGGSWGYGYTFYYEDGNPYYVADMEERWENQMRFPPTMPCAKRSRGIWEGSLQVEGPCQLDPTLLSAQSLLPPLPRWENRWVDKRENEPCRRAIQVFSLNLSSPHDAALEVYGMFAFRDVRNNQLRYVFEYSRDKPWFL; via the exons ATGGAGCCGGATCTGGACATGGCGGCCCTGAGAAAGAAGCTAGAGGATGAGGTGCTCAGCACCTGGCTCTGGGACAGGGAGCTGGACTCCATCCTGCAGGAACAGCAAGAGCGAGACGACGAAGGCGATTACGAGTACTACGAATCAGACCAAGAAGAAGAGGAGCTCCACTATGGTGGTTCTTGGGGATACGGGTATACTTTCTACTACGAGGATGGGAACCCTTATTACGTCGCCGACATGGAGGAGAGGTGGGAGAATCAGATGCGGTTTCCGCCGACCATGCCCTGCGCCAAGAGATCAAGGGGGATCTGGGAGGGGTCTCTTCAGGTCGAGGGCCCGTGTCAGCTCGATCCAACACTGTTATCTGCTCAAAGCTTGC TGCCTCCATTGCCAAGATGGGAAAACCGTTGGGTCGACAAAAGGGAGAATGAACCTTGTCGACGGGCAATCCAAGTGTTTAGTTTGAATTTATCGTCTCCTCACGATGCCGCCTTAGAGGTCTACGGCATGTTTGCATTCCGAGATGTACGAAACAACCAACTACGCTATGTCTTTGAATACTCTAGAGACAAACCAT GGTTCTTGTAA
- the LOC109743404 gene encoding uncharacterized protein isoform X1: MEPDLDMAALRKKLEDEVLSTWLWDRELDSILQEQQERDDEGDYEYYESDQEEEELHYGGSWGYGYTFYYEDGNPYYVADMEERWENQMRFPPTMPCAKRSRGIWEGSLQVEGPCQLDPTLLSAQSLLPPLPRWENRWVDKRENEPCRRAIQVFSLNLSSPHDAALEVYGMFAFRDVRNNQLRYVFEYSRDKPCKLKPGSCKLQPLLNPLQGIYAVGLVLIEYRLLIKDEEGEDDKVLIDGYSVYAPSFYAEYGRHHWHINTGHHGSVDLRMASIPKAVLAMLEFEVHHLGDNLFDSLTITAVYRTMQGGAFSVFNGKLSVCRLPPVTVCVDYTENLTIDLYTHNCYSGDDNCYPDGVVGDSKIPGYFHYDIEDIIFDTVWFEPQKSGSSTKISSNMYGLVMSVKATWSSLCEPCQ; encoded by the exons ATGGAGCCGGATCTGGACATGGCGGCCCTGAGAAAGAAGCTAGAGGATGAGGTGCTCAGCACCTGGCTCTGGGACAGGGAGCTGGACTCCATCCTGCAGGAACAGCAAGAGCGAGACGACGAAGGCGATTACGAGTACTACGAATCAGACCAAGAAGAAGAGGAGCTCCACTATGGTGGTTCTTGGGGATACGGGTATACTTTCTACTACGAGGATGGGAACCCTTATTACGTCGCCGACATGGAGGAGAGGTGGGAGAATCAGATGCGGTTTCCGCCGACCATGCCCTGCGCCAAGAGATCAAGGGGGATCTGGGAGGGGTCTCTTCAGGTCGAGGGCCCGTGTCAGCTCGATCCAACACTGTTATCTGCTCAAAGCTTGC TGCCTCCATTGCCAAGATGGGAAAACCGTTGGGTCGACAAAAGGGAGAATGAACCTTGTCGACGGGCAATCCAAGTGTTTAGTTTGAATTTATCGTCTCCTCACGATGCCGCCTTAGAGGTCTACGGCATGTTTGCATTCCGAGATGTACGAAACAACCAACTACGCTATGTCTTTGAATACTCTAGAGACAAACCATGTAAGCTTAAGCCG GGTTCTTGTAAGCTTCAACCTCTACTTAATCCACTTCAAGGCATCTACGCGGTTGGGCTTGTGCTAATTGAATATCGTTTGCTAATTAAAGACGAAGAAGGTGAAGATGATAAGGTGTTAATAGACGGATATTCGGTCTATGCTCCATCTTTCTATGCAGAATATGGAAGGCACCATTGGCACATTAACACTGGCCACCACGGCAGCGTCGATCTAAGAATGGCTTCTATCCCAAAGGCCGTGTTGGCTATGTTGGAGTTTGAGGTGCATCATCTTGGGGACAATTTGTTTGATTCACTTACAATAACTGCGGTCTACCGTACCATGCAAGGGGGTGCTTTTTCAGTCTTCAATGGCAAGTTGAGTGTTTGCAGGCTGCCACCGGTCACGGTTTGTGTGGATTACACCGAGAATTTGACTATAGACTTATACACGCACAACTGTTACTCAGGTGATGATAATTGCTATCCTGATGGCGTTGTTGGTGATTCGAAAATTCCCGGATATTTTCACTACGACATTGAGGATATTATATTTGACACTGTGTGGTTTGAACCACAGAAGAGTGGAAGCTCTACGAAAATTTCAAGTAATATGTACGGTCTTGTAATGTCAGTGAAGGCCACATGGTCTAGCTTGTGTGAACCATGTCAGTAA